In Enterobacter pseudoroggenkampii, one genomic interval encodes:
- the rsmC gene encoding 16S rRNA (guanine(1207)-N(2))-methyltransferase RsmC codes for MSAFTPASEVLLRHSDDFEESRILFAGDMQDDLPARFDCAESRAHTQYYHHWQVLSRQMGERARFSLVAEQSDIADCDTLIYYWPKNKPEAQFQLMNLLSLLPVGCDIFVVGENRSGVRSAEQMLEDYAPLNKVDSARRCGLYHGRLEKQTTFDAQAYWDEYQLDGLTIKTLPGVFSRDALDTGSKLLLSTLTPHTKGKVLDVGCGAAVLSTVLASHSPKVRLTLCDVSAPAVEASRATLAANGIEGEVIASNVFSDVTGRFDMIISNPPFHDGMETSLEAAQTLIRGATRHLNSGGELRIVANAFLAYPKVLDETFGFHEVIAQTGRFKVYRTVMTRQAKK; via the coding sequence ATGTCTGCATTTACCCCGGCAAGTGAAGTCTTGCTGCGTCACAGTGATGATTTCGAAGAAAGCCGTATTCTGTTTGCCGGAGATATGCAGGATGACCTGCCCGCGCGTTTCGACTGTGCTGAAAGCCGTGCCCACACCCAATATTACCACCACTGGCAGGTGCTGAGCCGTCAGATGGGCGAGCGCGCGCGCTTTAGCCTGGTGGCGGAGCAGAGCGATATCGCCGACTGCGATACGCTGATTTACTACTGGCCGAAGAATAAACCGGAAGCCCAGTTCCAGCTGATGAACCTGCTCTCCCTGCTTCCGGTCGGCTGCGATATTTTCGTGGTAGGAGAGAACCGCAGCGGCGTGCGTAGCGCTGAACAGATGCTGGAAGACTACGCGCCGCTGAATAAAGTCGACAGCGCTCGCCGCTGTGGTCTGTACCACGGACGACTGGAAAAACAGACAACGTTTGATGCGCAGGCTTACTGGGATGAATACCAGCTTGACGGCCTGACCATCAAAACCCTGCCGGGCGTGTTCAGCCGTGACGCGCTGGATACGGGCAGCAAGCTGCTGCTCTCCACTCTGACGCCGCACACCAAAGGCAAAGTGCTGGACGTAGGCTGCGGCGCGGCCGTGCTCTCTACCGTGCTCGCCAGCCATTCGCCAAAGGTGCGCTTAACCCTGTGTGACGTTAGCGCCCCGGCGGTTGAGGCCAGCCGCGCAACGCTTGCCGCAAACGGCATTGAAGGCGAGGTGATTGCCAGCAACGTCTTCTCTGACGTCACCGGTCGCTTCGACATGATCATCTCCAACCCACCGTTCCACGACGGTATGGAAACCAGCCTTGAAGCGGCACAAACGCTGATCCGTGGCGCAACCCGTCACCTTAACAGCGGCGGCGAGCTGCGTATCGTTGCGAACGCCTTCCTGGCGTACCCGAAAGTGCTGGACGAAACCTTTGGCTTCCACGAAGTGATCGCGCAGACCGGCCGCTTTAAGGTCTATCGTACCGTGATGACGCGCCAGGCCAAAAAGTAA
- a CDS encoding DUF1435 domain-containing protein, with protein sequence MILVIIIVVRGQIMLNRALGSCWGVLLPGAILCGLTFADLSLDTWKAIIVSGLLVTSGMIWHKQLRHFVLLPSCVALVSGILVILMSLK encoded by the coding sequence ATGATATTGGTTATCATTATCGTTGTGAGAGGGCAGATCATGTTGAACAGGGCGCTGGGAAGTTGTTGGGGGGTATTGCTACCGGGAGCCATTCTCTGCGGTTTGACGTTTGCCGATCTCTCTCTCGATACCTGGAAAGCCATCATTGTATCAGGACTGTTAGTCACGTCAGGCATGATCTGGCATAAGCAACTACGTCACTTTGTTTTACTGCCATCCTGCGTAGCACTGGTCAGTGGAATTCTGGTGATACTGATGAGTTTGAAATAA
- a CDS encoding GGDEF domain-containing protein yields the protein MTSQSWRSLVHRKYQLSLRLFLFLNATSAVFSVTNPLNSVRLFSAPLIAIFSISTGLFVWHWRKRARKINIPVVSGIFGILWAWQIVSKFALITHDHATYLLIALLTVLFIGTLAFASNIKAFTLHSLPTFIVCLWLSDHDIWLRMTYSFALPVVAIAIHNILQRRNDRFAQELLSRLLEERETLTDLSMMDPLTGLYNRRGLQSRLENLPTVENGEHFVLLMDIDHFKAYNDHYGHMMGDQALKRVSAAIRDAVRSRDIVARFGGEEFMVLLTNISLEHARQTAERIRQKVYDLKIPHLFNESVATNVTISIGIAIFEDEDVEGALEKADKALYEAKHMGRNNILLSEEIQTA from the coding sequence ATGACATCACAATCCTGGCGGTCTTTGGTTCACAGAAAATATCAATTATCGTTACGTTTATTTTTATTTCTGAACGCAACATCGGCAGTGTTCTCGGTAACAAACCCGCTCAATTCTGTACGACTGTTTTCCGCCCCTCTGATTGCTATATTCTCCATCAGTACCGGCCTGTTCGTCTGGCACTGGAGAAAGCGCGCGCGGAAGATAAATATTCCTGTCGTTTCAGGGATCTTCGGTATTTTGTGGGCCTGGCAAATTGTCTCCAAATTCGCCTTAATTACCCACGATCATGCGACGTATTTGTTAATCGCCCTTTTAACGGTGCTTTTTATCGGCACGCTGGCGTTCGCCAGTAATATCAAAGCCTTTACGCTACATTCATTGCCCACCTTTATTGTCTGCCTGTGGTTAAGCGATCACGATATATGGCTGCGAATGACCTATTCTTTCGCACTTCCTGTGGTGGCAATTGCTATTCATAACATTTTGCAAAGACGCAACGACCGTTTTGCTCAGGAGCTCCTTTCTCGCCTTCTGGAGGAACGGGAAACCCTTACCGATCTCAGCATGATGGACCCGCTTACCGGGCTCTATAATCGTCGCGGTCTGCAAAGCCGTCTGGAGAATTTGCCCACGGTAGAGAATGGTGAGCACTTTGTCCTGCTGATGGATATCGACCACTTCAAAGCCTATAACGACCATTACGGCCATATGATGGGCGACCAGGCGCTGAAGCGCGTCTCTGCGGCAATCCGCGATGCCGTGCGTTCTCGCGATATTGTGGCGCGTTTTGGTGGGGAAGAGTTTATGGTGCTGCTGACCAACATTTCACTCGAACATGCCCGCCAGACAGCCGAGCGGATCCGTCAGAAAGTCTACGATTTGAAAATTCCGCATCTGTTTAACGAAAGCGTTGCGACAAACGTCACCATCAGCATTGGTATTGCCATTTTCGAGGATGAAGACGTGGAAGGCGCGCTGGAAAAAGCGGACAAAGCCCTCTACGAAGCAAAGCATATGGGCCGCAATAACATTCTGTTGAGTGAAGAGATTCAGACGGCGTAA
- the fhuF gene encoding siderophore-iron reductase FhuF: MATHTAHIVEPLLWRAPLTSGNASLADAIRDKIAETRAHLLDFIRLDEAPPNHAMTLSEWRQPAKLQSLLATYSDHIYRNQPTLTRENKPLLSLWAQWYIGLMVPPLMLALLTQKSMLELSPDNFHVEFHETGRAACFWIDLHEDQNAERLTAQERMEQLITQALIPVVEALEATGEINGKLIWSNTGYLIHWYLTEMKPLLGDENVDALRQSCFFAKQLSDGRDNPLFRTVVLRDGLLVRRTCCQRYRLPDVKQCGDCTLK, from the coding sequence ATGGCCACGCATACCGCACACATCGTCGAACCCCTCCTCTGGCGAGCGCCCCTCACCAGCGGGAATGCTTCGCTTGCGGATGCCATACGGGATAAGATTGCGGAAACGCGCGCCCACCTGCTGGACTTTATCCGGCTTGATGAAGCCCCCCCGAACCACGCCATGACGCTCTCAGAGTGGCGCCAACCGGCAAAACTGCAATCGCTGCTGGCCACCTATTCCGACCATATCTATCGCAATCAGCCCACCCTTACGCGGGAAAATAAACCCCTGCTCTCACTCTGGGCACAGTGGTATATCGGGCTGATGGTGCCTCCCCTCATGCTGGCGCTCTTAACACAGAAGAGCATGCTGGAACTCTCGCCGGATAATTTCCACGTCGAGTTTCACGAAACCGGGCGTGCAGCCTGCTTCTGGATTGATCTTCACGAAGACCAGAATGCGGAACGCCTGACGGCTCAGGAGCGTATGGAACAGCTTATCACTCAGGCCCTGATCCCGGTGGTGGAAGCGCTGGAAGCGACGGGAGAGATTAACGGGAAGCTTATCTGGAGCAATACGGGCTATTTAATCCACTGGTATTTAACGGAAATGAAGCCGCTTCTCGGTGATGAGAACGTTGACGCCCTGCGTCAGTCCTGCTTCTTTGCAAAACAGCTTTCCGATGGCCGTGACAACCCGTTGTTCCGAACCGTCGTGCTCCGTGATGGACTTCTGGTTCGTCGCACCTGCTGCCAGCGCTATCGCCTGCCGGACGTTAAGCAGTGCGGGGATTGCACGCTGAAGTAG